The following are from one region of the Arcobacter defluvii genome:
- the flgC gene encoding flagellar basal body rod protein FlgC — protein sequence MGFFDGYNVATSGMSAQRTRINVVSANIANAKTTHTAEGGPYKKQEVVFEDVLLANTNKKTNSNDIETTNNVNSDIALRGVGVKSIVQSDAKPVMRYEPSHPDANEDGYVAYPDINPVVEMVDLIEAMRSYEANVTSFNTHKNIDSKTLDILNM from the coding sequence ATGGGTTTTTTTGATGGATATAATGTTGCAACTTCAGGAATGAGTGCACAAAGAACTCGAATTAATGTTGTAAGTGCAAATATTGCAAATGCAAAAACAACTCACACAGCAGAAGGTGGACCTTATAAAAAACAAGAAGTTGTTTTTGAAGATGTTTTGCTTGCTAATACAAATAAAAAAACTAATTCTAATGATATAGAAACAACAAATAATGTAAATTCAGATATAGCATTAAGAGGAGTTGGTGTAAAATCAATTGTTCAATCTGATGCAAAACCAGTAATGAGATATGAACCGTCTCATCCAGATGCAAATGAAGATGGATATGTTGCTTATCCAGATATTAATCCTGTAGTTGAAATGGTAGATTTAATAGAAGCTATGAGATCTTATGAAGCAAATGTTACTTCATTTAATACTCATAAAAATATTGATTCTAAAACTTTAGATATATTAAATATGTAA
- the fliE gene encoding flagellar hook-basal body complex protein FliE, giving the protein MNISSITNSLNTLGINNDKTADISADKSFQNMLNDAISDVNDQQIKGYDSMEGIATGKVTNLQEAVQRIEEAELSMKLALEVKNKAVSAYKEIMRMQI; this is encoded by the coding sequence TTGAATATATCATCTATAACAAATTCTCTAAATACTTTAGGAATAAATAATGATAAAACAGCAGATATTAGTGCTGATAAATCATTCCAAAATATGTTGAATGATGCAATTTCAGATGTTAATGACCAACAGATAAAAGGTTATGATTCAATGGAAGGAATAGCAACAGGAAAAGTTACAAACTTACAAGAAGCTGTTCAAAGAATAGAAGAAGCTGAATTATCAATGAAATTAGCTTTAGAAGTTAAAAATAAAGCAGTTAGTGCATATAAAGAAATAATGAGAATGCAAATATAG
- a CDS encoding P-loop NTPase produces the protein MFDTISSQASKLVKLTSGVKKNYSKTKLLTITSGKGGVGKSTITANMAFLLARRGFNVAVLDADIGLANMQVLFDIKPQNTLFEYINGIKTLDEVITKTSYDNISLIAGKSGYQYTSNKNSFIFSRIVKDIISLNKYDILLIDTGAGLNDYVREFLSVSDNILAVTTTDPSALTDVYSLMKMLSLDKNKLMLCFNHTRNHQIGETIANSLVNLGKKNRLKEDFMVEYIGNISTSANISTTGRLRKLFTNEFSTDEITKQLQIIIDKILINIH, from the coding sequence GTGTTTGATACTATCTCTTCTCAGGCTAGTAAATTAGTAAAACTTACAAGCGGAGTAAAAAAAAACTACTCTAAAACAAAACTTTTAACAATTACTTCTGGAAAAGGTGGAGTTGGTAAATCAACAATTACAGCGAACATGGCATTTTTACTTGCTCGTAGAGGATTTAATGTAGCTGTATTAGATGCTGATATTGGACTTGCAAATATGCAAGTTTTGTTTGATATTAAACCGCAAAATACACTTTTCGAATATATAAATGGAATTAAAACTTTAGATGAAGTTATCACAAAAACTTCTTATGATAATATCTCTTTAATAGCGGGGAAAAGTGGGTATCAATATACTTCAAATAAAAATAGTTTTATATTCTCTCGAATTGTAAAAGATATTATTTCTTTAAATAAGTATGATATTTTGCTTATTGATACGGGTGCAGGACTAAATGATTATGTAAGAGAATTTTTATCAGTTTCTGATAATATCTTAGCAGTTACTACTACAGATCCAAGCGCCTTGACGGATGTATATTCTTTAATGAAAATGTTATCTTTAGATAAAAATAAATTAATGTTATGTTTTAATCATACAAGAAATCATCAAATTGGAGAGACGATCGCGAATTCTTTAGTAAATTTAGGAAAAAAAAATAGGCTAAAAGAAGATTTTATGGTAGAATATATAGGAAACATTTCAACTTCTGCAAATATTTCAACTACTGGACGTTTGAGAAAGTTGTTTACTAACGAATTTTCTACAGATGAAATAACGAAACAATTGCAGATTATTATCGATAAAATATTAATAAATATACATTAA
- the flhF gene encoding flagellar biosynthesis protein FlhF yields the protein MNMLSFLGETPTIALRLAQEECGEEAIVISTKKISNAKGTTKDMYEVVVAVEDEDKKKNLIYTKSAISKVSENSTPIKTHVYDFREEILKMQGVLEQVQKSIWNPKSQLYDLTIPPEFASMYNIFEQNEFDQEMTYTIMKKTIKQLPIALKSNPKKVNDFFKLILRRVIPIKHEVPLRKHQRKIIMMVGPTGVGKTTTISKLAARYAYKLGQNYKVGIVTLDSFRVGAIEQLQAYTNIMRLPLEIVKKPEGLSEALLRLKDCNYIFIDTAGSSQYDIDKIELINEYQKRVEELPIEKILVLPANVKHSDLLEIYKNYSRLSIDYLTFTKLDETKSFGNLISFAHKTKKSITYFSIGQNVPDDLIVSDSSFLIDCFMNNQCVRR from the coding sequence ATGAATATGCTCTCTTTTTTAGGGGAAACACCTACTATAGCATTAAGATTAGCCCAAGAAGAGTGTGGTGAAGAAGCAATAGTAATTTCAACAAAAAAAATATCTAATGCAAAAGGCACAACAAAAGATATGTATGAAGTAGTTGTGGCTGTTGAAGATGAGGATAAAAAAAAGAATTTAATTTATACAAAATCAGCTATTAGTAAAGTAAGTGAAAATTCAACACCTATAAAAACACATGTATATGATTTTAGAGAAGAAATTCTAAAAATGCAAGGAGTTTTAGAACAAGTTCAGAAATCTATTTGGAATCCAAAAAGTCAGCTTTATGATTTGACTATTCCTCCTGAATTTGCTTCAATGTATAATATTTTTGAACAAAATGAATTTGATCAAGAAATGACTTATACAATTATGAAAAAAACTATAAAACAATTACCAATTGCTTTAAAGTCAAATCCAAAAAAAGTGAATGATTTTTTTAAATTGATTTTGCGAAGAGTAATACCAATTAAACATGAAGTTCCATTAAGAAAACATCAAAGAAAAATTATTATGATGGTAGGACCAACAGGTGTTGGAAAAACAACGACTATTTCAAAACTTGCTGCAAGATATGCTTATAAATTAGGACAAAATTATAAAGTAGGGATTGTAACTTTAGATTCTTTTAGAGTTGGAGCAATTGAGCAACTACAAGCATATACAAATATTATGAGATTACCCTTAGAAATAGTAAAAAAACCTGAAGGCTTGTCTGAAGCACTTTTAAGATTAAAAGATTGTAATTATATTTTTATAGATACAGCAGGTTCAAGTCAATATGATATTGATAAAATTGAACTAATAAATGAGTATCAAAAAAGAGTTGAAGAATTACCAATTGAAAAGATTTTAGTATTACCTGCAAATGTAAAACATAGTGATTTATTGGAGATATATAAAAACTATTCAAGATTATCAATAGATTATTTAACATTTACAAAGTTAGATGAAACGAAAAGTTTTGGAAATTTAATATCTTTTGCACATAAAACAAAAAAATCTATTACATATTTTTCAATAGGTCAAAATGTTCCAGATGATTTAATAGTTTCAGATTCTTCTTTTTTGATTGATTGTTTTATGAATAATCAGTGTGTTAGGAGATAA
- a CDS encoding rod-binding protein: MEINSNNLINTDILQTKKLDNVKPEDIKDTEELRKVSNDFESFFLNQIMDISLRSTNIAGEGAGSDIIKSMYIQSIADSSSGSLGISDMLFDFLSKNNK; encoded by the coding sequence ATGGAAATAAATAGTAACAATTTAATTAATACAGATATTTTACAAACAAAAAAACTTGATAATGTTAAACCTGAAGATATAAAAGATACAGAAGAACTTAGAAAAGTTAGTAATGATTTTGAATCATTTTTTTTAAATCAAATAATGGATATTTCATTGCGTTCTACAAATATAGCAGGAGAAGGTGCAGGTTCTGATATAATTAAAAGTATGTATATTCAGTCTATTGCAGATAGTTCAAGTGGCTCTTTAGGCATAAGTGATATGCTATTTGACTTTTTAAGTAAGAATAATAAATAA
- a CDS encoding OmpA/MotB family protein codes for MAKNKCPECPKCLPGWLVQFGDLMSLLLTFFILLLSMAVMDKKKVEEYFDIMKKAMGFIDASTDVETQTDAYSTKDSSSDSQDSSDSSTESSFDNTAQEVSQIVQELNSNQNIESQEISIEKGKNEFTLDIPSTIMFEDGQYELTNQSAKIFISKIARVIRTMPQTFNIEIIGHTDTNRVISDKIPRDAWDISALRSISVVKELIKNKIDPGILKVSAFGSYHPKSDVAADNRRVEMRFYSQDNQQDILNEENFFDRLE; via the coding sequence ATGGCTAAAAATAAATGTCCTGAATGTCCAAAGTGTTTACCCGGTTGGTTAGTGCAATTTGGAGATTTAATGTCTTTGTTACTTACTTTTTTTATTCTTTTATTATCAATGGCAGTAATGGATAAAAAGAAAGTAGAAGAATATTTTGATATTATGAAAAAGGCAATGGGCTTCATTGATGCTTCAACTGATGTTGAAACTCAAACAGATGCATATTCTACAAAAGATAGTAGTTCGGATTCACAAGATAGTAGTGACTCCTCTACAGAGAGTTCATTTGATAATACAGCACAAGAAGTTTCTCAAATTGTACAAGAATTAAATTCAAATCAAAATATAGAGAGCCAAGAAATTAGTATAGAAAAAGGTAAAAATGAATTTACTTTAGATATTCCATCTACTATAATGTTTGAAGATGGTCAGTATGAATTAACAAATCAAAGTGCAAAAATTTTTATTTCTAAAATAGCAAGAGTTATAAGAACTATGCCACAGACATTTAATATAGAAATTATTGGACATACAGATACAAATAGAGTAATTAGTGATAAAATACCAAGAGATGCTTGGGATATTTCAGCATTAAGATCAATCTCAGTTGTAAAAGAATTAATAAAAAATAAAATTGACCCAGGAATTTTAAAGGTTTCAGCATTTGGTTCATATCATCCTAAAAGTGATGTTGCAGCTGATAATAGAAGAGTTGAAATGAGATTTTATTCTCAAGATAATCAGCAAGATATTTTAAATGAAGAAAATTTCTTTGATAGGTTGGAATAA
- a CDS encoding motility protein A, whose product MDKSTVGGLGAGWALVALAIILGGVGFGPYIDIPSVVIVFGGTMAVTAGQFEGKDLKRIMPAFKVAMNEVKSEPLPELVEKIIFYATEIKKHGVMQIEQKVLQETNPFFREAFQLLVDGTKPDVLQPLMELKLEHIEKRHSTMISIFGNIGGTAGSMGMIGTLVGLVAMLANLSDPASVGPAMAVALLTTMYGALLGTLFAGLVESKLSQKHNVEVTACEVIIHGATMIAAEESIGNIKMQLNSILVEVVE is encoded by the coding sequence ATGGATAAGAGTACCGTAGGAGGATTAGGCGCAGGTTGGGCACTTGTTGCTCTTGCTATTATTTTAGGTGGAGTAGGTTTTGGTCCATATATTGATATTCCTTCTGTTGTAATAGTATTTGGTGGTACGATGGCTGTTACTGCAGGACAATTTGAAGGAAAAGATTTAAAAAGAATTATGCCAGCATTTAAAGTTGCAATGAATGAAGTAAAATCGGAACCTTTACCCGAATTGGTAGAAAAAATAATTTTTTATGCCACAGAAATCAAAAAACATGGTGTTATGCAAATTGAACAAAAAGTTTTGCAGGAGACTAATCCTTTTTTTAGAGAAGCTTTCCAATTGTTAGTTGATGGAACTAAGCCAGATGTTTTACAACCTTTAATGGAGTTAAAATTAGAGCATATTGAAAAAAGACATTCAACAATGATTAGTATTTTTGGAAATATTGGTGGAACAGCTGGTTCAATGGGAATGATCGGAACTTTAGTTGGATTAGTTGCAATGCTTGCAAATTTATCTGATCCTGCATCTGTTGGTCCTGCAATGGCAGTTGCTTTACTTACTACAATGTATGGTGCATTATTAGGAACTCTTTTTGCAGGTTTAGTTGAAAGTAAACTTTCTCAAAAACATAATGTTGAAGTAACAGCTTGCGAAGTTATTATTCATGGAGCAACAATGATTGCAGCGGAAGAATCAATCGGTAATATAAAAATGCAATTAAATTCGATTTTAGTTGAAGTTGTAGAATAA
- a CDS encoding FliM/FliN family flagellar motor switch protein, with amino-acid sequence MASDLSNIFKDELSNTLEQLLSKNSQIDAVTKLVSENFDSTQLVECSARFDLKGVSSEVNFYIPTLSATKFEYLMLGGMGDLKEHIDDEITDAVNEIISNICGSFCTSVNAQGLPDIGAIKSEIKSSSIVEGSSLSSKKNAYEFIISLGNEKLPIIISFDELILPFFSSITGVIASDETEVKDKIIPSVSIPTNVNTTSSSSVHTSKNLELLYNVKLKLSVRLGTKVVLLKDILRWDVGEIIELEQMVNEPLEILVNGVRIGEGEAVIVEGKFGLKIKKIGNEDLRLNQLVGL; translated from the coding sequence TTGGCATCAGATTTATCAAATATATTTAAAGATGAACTTTCAAATACACTAGAACAGTTATTATCTAAAAATTCACAAATAGATGCTGTTACAAAATTGGTAAGTGAAAATTTTGATTCTACACAATTAGTAGAGTGTAGTGCAAGGTTTGATCTTAAAGGTGTATCTTCTGAAGTAAATTTTTACATTCCAACTCTTAGTGCAACTAAATTTGAATATTTAATGTTAGGTGGAATGGGAGATTTAAAGGAACATATTGATGATGAAATTACAGATGCAGTAAATGAAATTATTTCAAATATTTGTGGAAGTTTTTGTACTTCTGTAAATGCACAAGGACTTCCAGATATTGGAGCAATTAAATCGGAGATAAAAAGTTCTTCTATAGTCGAAGGTTCAAGTTTGTCTTCAAAAAAGAATGCGTATGAATTTATTATTTCATTAGGAAATGAAAAATTACCAATAATTATTAGTTTTGATGAATTAATTTTACCCTTTTTTTCTTCAATTACAGGAGTAATAGCTTCAGATGAAACTGAAGTTAAAGATAAAATCATCCCTTCTGTAAGTATACCAACTAATGTAAATACAACTTCTTCATCTTCAGTACATACATCAAAAAATCTTGAACTTTTATATAATGTGAAATTGAAATTGAGCGTTAGATTAGGAACAAAAGTAGTTTTATTAAAAGATATATTAAGATGGGATGTTGGTGAAATTATTGAACTTGAGCAGATGGTTAATGAACCTTTAGAAATTTTAGTAAATGGTGTGAGAATAGGTGAAGGCGAAGCAGTGATAGTTGAAGGAAAATTTGGATTAAAAATAAAAAAAATTGGAAATGAAGATTTAAGATTAAATCAATTAGTAGGATTATAA